Proteins from a genomic interval of Clostridium cochlearium:
- the uvrC gene encoding excinuclease ABC subunit UvrC, translating to MFDFEYQLKMLPDKPGVYLMKNSLDEVIYVGKAKILKNRVRQYFQQSKNHSEKVKAMVSNISEFEYIITDSEMEALILECNLIKKYKPKYNILLKDDKGYPYIKITINEDFPRVFISRTIAKDGSKYFGPYTDYSAVRETIELIKKIFPIRSCKRYIKEGDRPTRPCLNYHIKLCSAPCGAHISKQKYALIIEDIIQLLSGKDKNIIDKLESEMKEASNSLQFEKAASLRDKIFAVKKITEKQKIIMGNFQNDDYINIVKDKEDSCVQIFFVREGKIMGREHFILEHTSDEREDKIICEFIKNFYGGTAFVPKTVYVPHIEDKFLLEQWLTIRRGSKVEIKVPKRGEKKELLNLVKKNAKLTLEQFKIKYLQDKALHEVALEELANVLGFDDIPNRIEAYDISNIQGVDSVGSMVVFENGRSKNSDYRRFKIKTVEGANDYDSMREILRRRFKRGIEEIQQIQQKNLKFSSGKFSAFPDLILIDGGKGHVNVALEVLKELNIEIPVAGMVKDDSHTTRGIIYNNTEKIISLDSNVMKLITRIQDEVHRFAISYHRTLRNKRVLKSILDDIPNIGTVRKKELLKKFGSIENIKKASVEQLLETPSMDKKSALSIKEFFTPNQLQ from the coding sequence ATGTTTGATTTTGAGTATCAGTTAAAGATGTTACCAGATAAACCTGGGGTTTATTTAATGAAAAACTCACTTGATGAAGTAATATATGTTGGAAAAGCAAAAATACTAAAAAATAGAGTAAGACAGTATTTTCAACAGTCTAAAAATCATTCAGAAAAAGTAAAGGCTATGGTAAGCAATATTTCTGAATTTGAATATATAATTACAGATTCAGAGATGGAAGCATTAATATTAGAGTGTAATTTAATAAAAAAATATAAACCTAAATATAATATATTATTGAAAGATGACAAAGGCTATCCATATATAAAAATAACAATAAATGAAGATTTCCCAAGAGTTTTTATTAGCAGGACTATAGCCAAAGATGGTAGCAAATATTTTGGACCTTATACAGATTATTCAGCGGTAAGGGAAACTATAGAGCTTATAAAAAAAATATTTCCCATAAGAAGTTGTAAAAGATACATAAAAGAGGGAGATAGGCCTACAAGACCATGTTTGAATTATCATATAAAATTATGTTCAGCGCCTTGTGGAGCACATATCTCAAAACAAAAGTATGCTTTAATAATAGAAGATATAATACAATTATTATCAGGAAAAGATAAAAATATAATAGATAAATTAGAAAGTGAAATGAAAGAAGCTTCTAATAGTCTTCAATTTGAAAAAGCCGCATCCCTTAGAGATAAAATTTTTGCAGTGAAAAAGATAACGGAAAAGCAAAAGATCATAATGGGAAACTTTCAAAATGATGACTATATAAACATAGTTAAAGATAAAGAAGATAGTTGCGTTCAGATATTTTTTGTTAGAGAGGGCAAAATAATGGGGAGGGAACATTTTATTTTAGAACATACTTCTGATGAAAGAGAAGACAAAATAATATGTGAATTTATAAAAAATTTCTATGGTGGGACCGCATTTGTTCCTAAGACTGTATATGTTCCACATATAGAGGATAAATTCCTATTAGAACAATGGCTTACCATAAGGAGAGGTTCAAAGGTGGAGATAAAAGTTCCCAAGAGAGGAGAAAAAAAAGAACTTCTAAATTTAGTTAAAAAAAATGCAAAACTTACCTTAGAACAATTTAAAATAAAATATCTTCAAGATAAAGCTTTGCATGAAGTAGCATTAGAAGAGTTAGCTAATGTATTAGGATTTGATGATATACCTAATAGAATAGAAGCCTATGATATATCAAATATTCAGGGAGTAGATTCTGTAGGGAGTATGGTAGTATTCGAAAATGGAAGAAGTAAAAATAGTGATTATAGGAGATTTAAAATAAAAACAGTAGAAGGTGCTAATGATTACGATAGCATGAGAGAAATACTAAGAAGAAGATTTAAAAGAGGCATAGAAGAAATTCAACAAATACAGCAGAAAAATTTAAAATTTAGTTCAGGTAAGTTTTCAGCTTTTCCAGATTTAATATTGATAGATGGTGGAAAAGGTCATGTGAATGTAGCCTTAGAGGTATTAAAAGAACTTAATATAGAAATACCAGTGGCTGGCATGGTTAAAGATGATAGTCACACCACTAGAGGTATTATATATAATAATACTGAGAAGATTATTTCATTAGATAGTAATGTGATGAAACTAATTACAAGAATACAGGATGAGGTACACAGGTTTGCAATTAGTTACCATAGAACTTTGAGAAATAAAAGGGTTTTAAAATCCATATTAGATGATATACCTAATATTGGAACTGTTAGGAAGAAGGAACTTTTGAAGAAATTTGGAAGTATAGAAAATATAAAAAAAGCTTCAGTAGAACAATTGTTAGAAACTCCATCTATGGATAAAAAATCTGCATTGAGTATTAAGGAATTTTTTACTCCAAATCAATTACAATAA
- a CDS encoding metal-dependent hydrolase has product MKGKTHLGVGIVTSIALYEKLSLDFNIISLGVVAVGSLLPDIDHPKSMINKYILPFKNKFTKVIMYICIGIIFLWYSMTSGGIPHIKAIGILFIFIAISSHRNGLTHSLTGMIMFSVIAGYIGNIYNIHNIIYYFMIGYGSHLLCDMATPRGVPLFYPFKDGNIKLPITVRTNSKAGNILENLIVILGYGYIIYRLPNIIKL; this is encoded by the coding sequence ATGAAAGGTAAAACTCATTTAGGAGTAGGAATAGTCACATCTATAGCTCTATATGAAAAGTTATCTCTTGATTTTAATATAATATCATTAGGAGTAGTGGCTGTGGGGTCCTTATTGCCAGATATAGATCATCCTAAAAGCATGATAAACAAATATATTCTACCTTTTAAAAATAAATTTACTAAAGTTATAATGTACATTTGTATAGGTATAATTTTCTTATGGTATAGTATGACTAGTGGTGGCATACCCCATATAAAGGCTATAGGAATACTTTTTATTTTTATTGCCATATCTTCACATAGAAATGGTCTTACCCACAGTTTAACAGGTATGATTATGTTTTCTGTTATAGCAGGATACATTGGTAATATATATAATATACACAATATAATATACTATTTTATGATTGGATATGGTTCCCATCTATTATGTGATATGGCTACTCCACGAGGAGTGCCATTGTTTTATCCTTTTAAGGATGGAAATATAAAATTACCTATAACAGTTAGAACCAATTCTAAGGCAGGAAATATATTAGAAAATTTAATTGTAATATTAGGATACGGATACATAATATACAGATTACCTAATATTATAAAGTTATAA
- a CDS encoding HD domain-containing protein — protein sequence MKIQELENLNNGERVEFNALISDKKTGWKKDGSPYLMLVMQDNTGTIAFPVWDNYENLNSHININLVVNIKGIVTRFNGNIQIRNPIINIVNEEIDYGLYVPEYDIPESLIEYFNNIVNNLEEKYKKIAIGATGANGYNEKRWKDFLSCVAAEKFHGNKRGGLFLHTVGVMKTIESILKDYVTNPFYMNADNVIDKDRLMLKAIVHDIMKIKEYDFDGIIRRKDIKMDHLVLGAAYIRQINVEMGNPLTEEDLDDICYSILAHHGEYGNFEPKGIEDVLLNMADIVDSQIVNAIENKI from the coding sequence TTGAAAATTCAAGAATTAGAAAACTTAAATAATGGAGAAAGAGTTGAATTTAATGCATTAATAAGCGACAAAAAAACTGGTTGGAAAAAAGATGGCAGTCCCTATTTAATGTTAGTTATGCAAGATAATACGGGAACCATAGCTTTTCCAGTATGGGATAATTATGAAAATTTGAATTCTCATATAAATATAAATTTAGTAGTTAATATTAAAGGAATAGTTACAAGATTTAATGGAAACATACAAATAAGGAATCCAATAATTAATATAGTTAACGAAGAAATAGACTATGGTCTTTATGTACCAGAATATGATATTCCAGAAAGTTTAATAGAATATTTTAATAATATAGTAAATAATTTAGAAGAAAAATATAAAAAAATAGCCATAGGTGCTACTGGAGCAAATGGATATAATGAAAAGAGATGGAAGGATTTCTTAAGCTGTGTAGCAGCTGAAAAATTTCATGGCAATAAACGGGGCGGACTTTTTCTTCACACTGTTGGAGTTATGAAGACTATAGAAAGTATATTAAAAGATTATGTTACTAATCCTTTTTATATGAATGCTGATAATGTTATAGATAAAGATAGACTTATGTTAAAAGCTATAGTACATGATATAATGAAAATAAAAGAATATGATTTTGATGGAATAATTAGAAGAAAAGATATAAAAATGGATCACTTAGTTTTAGGAGCAGCATATATAAGACAGATAAATGTAGAAATGGGTAATCCTTTAACAGAAGAAGATTTAGATGATATTTGTTACTCTATATTAGCTCACCATGGAGAATATGGAAATTTTGAGCCTAAAGGGATAGAGGATGTATTGTTGAATATGGCAGATATTGTAGATAGTCAAATTGTAAATGCCATCGAAAATAAAATATAG
- a CDS encoding peptidoglycan D,D-transpeptidase FtsI family protein, with protein MNDISNNIKKVMIVFLICFLGLFMYITYFEIFVGPKIVSSQYNRRIWAKKNEVLRGTIYDRNNKEITKSIRIDAKTQKRQYIGGEAFAHVLGYINPQYGITGIERRYDEQLSSTDFKEDIKNIFKIEQDEVKEKYGNNLKTSLDFNLQQKAYELLGDKKGAIVALNPKTGEVLALVSKPSYNPNNLKEIWEDVNKNENRPLLNRATSGLYPPGSIFKVVTSASALQNIDGLMSKIFVDNGSLVFNETQSLKNYGGAALGSINFRTAFIRSSNVVFGQLGLDLGNKSLKKTAEDFYFNKDIPSPDIAIENSRFPVLKSYEKGNIAQSAIGQASLLATPMEMALVSSTIANDGIMMKPYIVKEVVNNKGITIDKKDPESLGEIISKDVATIIKDLMEAVVSEGTGGNAAVEGIRVCGKTGTADHKEGGYGYLPHSWFMGFAPYEDPQIAIAVIVEEGGQGGGIASQIASQIIRTALYK; from the coding sequence ATGAATGATATTTCAAATAATATAAAAAAAGTAATGATAGTATTTCTTATATGTTTTTTAGGATTATTTATGTATATAACGTATTTTGAAATATTTGTTGGACCTAAAATAGTATCTAGTCAATACAATAGAAGAATATGGGCTAAAAAGAATGAAGTTCTAAGAGGAACTATATATGATAGGAATAATAAAGAAATAACTAAAAGCATTAGAATAGATGCAAAAACTCAAAAAAGACAATACATAGGAGGAGAAGCTTTTGCTCATGTATTAGGATATATAAATCCTCAATATGGTATAACAGGTATAGAGAGAAGATATGATGAACAACTTTCCAGCACTGATTTTAAAGAAGATATAAAAAATATATTTAAAATAGAACAAGATGAAGTTAAAGAGAAATATGGAAACAACCTAAAGACAAGCTTGGATTTTAATTTACAGCAGAAGGCGTATGAATTATTAGGAGATAAAAAAGGAGCGATAGTAGCACTTAACCCTAAAACTGGAGAAGTGTTAGCATTGGTATCAAAACCTTCATATAATCCCAATAATCTTAAAGAGATATGGGAAGATGTAAATAAAAATGAAAACAGACCTCTTTTAAATAGAGCAACTTCTGGATTATATCCACCAGGATCTATATTTAAAGTAGTAACTTCTGCAAGTGCATTACAAAATATAGATGGATTGATGAGTAAAATTTTTGTGGATAATGGAAGTTTGGTTTTTAATGAAACACAATCATTAAAAAATTATGGAGGAGCTGCTTTGGGTAGCATAAATTTTAGAACAGCCTTTATAAGGTCTAGTAATGTAGTTTTTGGACAATTGGGATTAGATTTAGGAAATAAAAGTCTTAAAAAAACTGCAGAGGACTTTTACTTTAATAAGGATATACCTTCTCCAGATATAGCTATAGAAAATAGTAGATTCCCAGTTCTTAAAAGTTATGAAAAAGGAAATATAGCACAAAGTGCAATAGGGCAGGCCTCTTTATTGGCTACACCAATGGAGATGGCTCTAGTATCTAGTACTATAGCTAATGATGGAATAATGATGAAACCATATATAGTTAAAGAGGTAGTTAATAATAAAGGAATAACTATAGATAAAAAAGATCCAGAATCCTTAGGAGAAATTATAAGTAAAGATGTTGCAACTATAATTAAAGATCTTATGGAAGCAGTAGTTTCAGAAGGAACAGGAGGAAATGCAGCTGTTGAAGGTATAAGAGTTTGTGGAAAAACAGGAACAGCGGACCATAAGGAAGGAGGATATGGATATTTACCTCATTCATGGTTTATGGGATTTGCACCTTATGAGGACCCTCAAATTGCCATTGCAGTTATAGTAGAAGAAGGAGGTCAAGGAGGAGGAATAGCTTCTCAAATAGCTTCTCAAATAATAAGAACAGCACTATATAAATAA
- a CDS encoding FtsW/RodA/SpoVE family cell cycle protein — MKSSRDERKLLLLTYLLCIVGFLNLAMLNKDFDKGAIAMGAVTCLLIGYSYFIIRKFFSDGDKFIFIFSSILAIIGIIMLYRLDKATSIKQIIWFAVGVTTFILIVVILPDLKSFSKYKYLYMILTIVFMSMGTLFGKVLYGAKNWVNIGGFAFQPSEFGKLFLIAYLASSLKDYKNFKHLIEPAIIVMVSLGFMVLQRDLGSALMFFGISVTMLYMATSKIKYVATCFGLFGIGAFISYHLFDHVKLRFLIWKDPWPYATDKSFQVVQSLFAIASGGLLGVGLGKGFPEYIPVITTDFIFSIICEELGMLTGFSIIILYILLFYRCMRAALYADDKFSRLMTVGFSSMIACQTLVIVGGVINMIPLTGITLPLVSYGGSSMLSTFISLGIIQKISEEGR; from the coding sequence TTGAAATCCAGTAGAGATGAAAGAAAATTATTACTTTTAACTTATTTATTATGTATAGTGGGATTTTTGAATCTAGCTATGTTAAATAAGGACTTTGATAAGGGTGCTATTGCTATGGGAGCAGTTACCTGCCTATTAATAGGATATTCTTATTTCATAATAAGAAAGTTCTTTTCTGACGGAGATAAGTTTATATTTATTTTTTCTAGTATATTAGCAATAATAGGAATAATAATGTTGTATAGATTAGACAAAGCTACGTCTATAAAACAAATAATATGGTTTGCTGTAGGAGTTACAACATTTATACTAATAGTTGTAATACTACCAGATTTAAAAAGTTTTAGTAAATACAAGTATCTATATATGATATTAACTATAGTTTTTATGAGTATGGGTACACTTTTTGGAAAGGTATTATATGGAGCTAAAAATTGGGTAAACATAGGCGGCTTTGCTTTTCAACCTTCGGAGTTTGGTAAACTATTTTTAATAGCTTATTTGGCTTCATCCTTAAAAGATTATAAGAATTTCAAACATCTAATAGAACCAGCTATTATAGTTATGGTATCTTTAGGATTTATGGTGCTTCAAAGAGATCTAGGAAGTGCATTAATGTTCTTTGGAATATCAGTAACTATGCTTTATATGGCTACTTCTAAAATAAAATATGTAGCAACTTGTTTTGGACTTTTTGGTATAGGAGCTTTTATAAGTTATCATTTATTTGACCATGTAAAGTTAAGGTTTTTAATATGGAAAGATCCATGGCCTTATGCTACAGATAAAAGTTTTCAGGTTGTTCAATCGTTATTTGCAATTGCATCAGGAGGACTTTTAGGAGTAGGTTTGGGAAAGGGATTCCCAGAATATATACCTGTAATAACTACAGATTTTATTTTTTCTATAATATGTGAAGAGCTAGGCATGCTAACAGGTTTTTCTATAATTATATTGTATATTCTTTTATTTTATAGATGTATGAGAGCAGCATTATATGCAGATGATAAGTTTTCTAGACTTATGACAGTTGGATTTAGTTCTATGATAGCATGTCAAACATTAGTTATAGTAGGTGGAGTAATTAACATGATACCTCTTACAGGCATAACATTGCCTTTAGTAAGCTATGGAGGAAGTTCTATGTTAAGTACATTTATTAGTTTGGGAATAATTCAGAAAATATCAGAAGAGGGCAGATAA
- a CDS encoding FHA domain-containing protein, whose amino-acid sequence MLLNKINSIITIIMIVIIYLIIFTALRIMNKDIKSGNKGKRDRRKVVGLEILEPGYNSSFKKGGVIPLRRELSIGRNAQNTFIIDDPYISSFHARIYLRNNNYIIEDLGSTNGTIVNNTKINGKKYLESGDIVKLGNTVLKFID is encoded by the coding sequence ATGCTTTTAAATAAAATTAATAGTATTATAACAATTATAATGATAGTAATTATTTACTTAATAATTTTTACGGCCCTTAGAATAATGAATAAAGATATAAAATCAGGAAATAAAGGTAAAAGAGATAGAAGGAAAGTGGTGGGACTTGAAATATTAGAACCAGGGTATAATTCAAGTTTTAAAAAAGGTGGAGTTATTCCACTTAGAAGAGAGTTAAGCATAGGAAGAAATGCACAAAACACATTTATAATAGATGATCCATATATATCCTCATTCCATGCAAGAATCTATCTTAGAAATAATAATTATATAATAGAGGATTTAGGAAGCACTAATGGTACAATTGTTAATAATACAAAGATAAATGGAAAAAAGTATTTAGAATCTGGAGATATAGTTAAATTAGGAAATACTGTACTAAAGTTTATTGATTAA
- the uvrA gene encoding excinuclease ABC subunit UvrA, with amino-acid sequence MRDKIVIKGAKVHNLKNVDLEIPRDKFVVFTGLSGSGKSSLAFDTLYAEGQRRYVESLSAYARQFLGQMDKPNVEYIEGLSPAISIDQKTTSKNPRSTVGTVTEIYDYLRLLYARIGKPHCPKCGKKIQQQTVDQMIDKILQMPQRTKIQVLAPIIKGRKGEHVKVIEDIVKNGYVRARIDGKIIDLQEENVKLEKNKKHTIEAVIDRIIIKPDIRSRLADSIEIALKLSEGVVIINVIDKEDILFSENFACIDCGISIDEISPRLFSFNSPFGKCDYCDGLGTLLEIDEKLVIPDKKKSILEGGILPWANTVLNEDSWTFSILKALSKKYNFSLSVPIEELDDKIYNMLLYGTKEERIRVRHKKDGRVVDFNHTFEGLMNTLKRRYMETNSNYIKDNIENYMSDNFCPKCKGARLKPEALAVTVGGKNIFEFCKMSIKEELKFLSELALSNKDKIISDQILKEIKNRLQFLIDVGLDYLDLSRMSGTLSGGEAQRIRLATQIGSSLVGVLYILDEPSIGLHQRDNDRLIATLKKLRDLGNTLIVVEHDEDTMRAADYIVDIGPGAGEHGGEIVAAGDLKTIMETKNSITGQYLVGKKKINIPEKRREGNGKYITVKGAKENNLKEIDVEFPLGTFTCITGVSGSGKSTLINEILYKGVNKKLNNSKEHPGAHKEILGVENIDKIINIDQSPIGRTPRSNPATYTGVFDGIREVFSNTTESKMKGYKPGRFSFNVKGGRCEACKGDGIIKIEMQFLSDVYVPCEVCKGKRYNRETLEVKYKNKNISEILDMTVEEAIDFFTNIPKIKNKLQTLMDVGLGYIKLGQPSTQLSGGEAQRIKLASELSKRSTGKTLYILDEPTTGLHIDDVNRLIDILQRLVDGGNTAIIIEHNLDVIKSADYIIDLGPEGGVKGGEVIATGTPEEISRNIHSYTGHYLKKML; translated from the coding sequence ATGAGAGATAAAATAGTTATAAAAGGAGCAAAAGTACACAATTTAAAAAATGTAGATTTAGAAATACCAAGAGATAAATTTGTAGTATTTACTGGTTTATCAGGATCTGGTAAATCGTCATTAGCTTTTGATACATTATATGCAGAAGGACAAAGAAGATATGTAGAATCTCTGTCGGCATATGCTAGACAATTTTTAGGGCAAATGGATAAGCCAAATGTAGAATATATAGAGGGACTTTCTCCAGCTATATCTATAGATCAAAAAACTACTAGTAAAAATCCACGTTCTACAGTGGGAACAGTAACAGAAATATATGACTACCTTAGATTACTTTATGCTAGAATAGGAAAACCTCATTGTCCTAAATGTGGTAAAAAAATACAACAACAAACAGTAGATCAAATGATAGATAAGATATTGCAGATGCCACAAAGAACCAAAATACAAGTTTTGGCACCTATCATAAAAGGAAGAAAAGGAGAGCATGTTAAAGTAATAGAAGACATTGTAAAAAACGGATATGTTAGAGCTAGAATAGATGGAAAAATTATAGATTTGCAAGAAGAGAATGTAAAATTAGAGAAGAATAAGAAACATACAATAGAAGCAGTTATAGATAGAATAATAATAAAGCCAGATATAAGAAGTAGGTTAGCGGATTCTATAGAAATAGCTTTAAAATTATCCGAAGGAGTAGTGATTATAAATGTTATTGATAAAGAAGATATTTTATTTAGTGAAAATTTTGCATGTATAGATTGTGGTATAAGTATAGATGAAATATCACCTAGGTTATTTTCTTTTAACTCACCTTTTGGTAAATGTGATTACTGTGATGGATTAGGTACATTATTAGAAATAGATGAAAAATTAGTAATACCAGATAAGAAAAAAAGTATATTGGAAGGTGGAATTTTACCTTGGGCTAATACTGTGCTAAATGAGGATTCATGGACCTTTAGCATATTAAAAGCTTTATCTAAGAAATATAACTTTTCATTAAGTGTTCCAATAGAAGAGCTAGATGATAAAATATACAATATGTTATTATACGGAACAAAAGAAGAACGAATTAGAGTAAGACATAAAAAGGATGGTAGAGTTGTAGATTTCAATCATACTTTTGAAGGATTAATGAATACGTTAAAAAGAAGATACATGGAGACAAATTCTAATTACATAAAAGATAATATAGAAAACTATATGAGTGATAATTTTTGCCCAAAATGTAAAGGGGCGAGATTAAAACCAGAGGCATTAGCGGTAACTGTTGGAGGAAAAAATATATTTGAGTTCTGTAAAATGTCTATAAAAGAGGAATTGAAATTCTTATCAGAATTAGCACTTTCAAATAAGGATAAAATAATTAGTGATCAGATATTAAAAGAAATAAAGAACCGATTGCAGTTTTTAATAGATGTAGGATTAGACTATTTAGATTTATCTAGAATGTCAGGGACTTTATCAGGTGGAGAGGCTCAAAGAATTAGATTAGCTACTCAGATAGGATCCAGTCTTGTAGGAGTTTTATATATTTTGGATGAACCTAGTATAGGACTGCATCAAAGGGATAATGATAGACTTATAGCGACTTTAAAGAAGTTGAGAGATTTAGGAAATACATTAATAGTTGTAGAACACGATGAAGATACAATGAGAGCTGCGGATTATATTGTAGACATAGGACCAGGAGCAGGAGAACATGGTGGAGAAATTGTAGCAGCTGGAGATTTAAAAACTATAATGGAAACCAAAAACTCTATAACTGGACAATATTTAGTAGGTAAGAAAAAAATAAATATACCAGAGAAAAGAAGAGAAGGAAACGGCAAATATATAACTGTAAAGGGAGCAAAGGAAAACAATTTAAAAGAAATAGACGTAGAATTTCCACTTGGAACTTTTACTTGTATTACAGGGGTATCAGGTTCTGGTAAGAGTACGTTAATAAATGAAATACTGTACAAAGGTGTAAATAAAAAATTGAATAATAGTAAAGAACATCCAGGAGCTCATAAAGAAATATTAGGAGTAGAGAATATAGATAAAATAATTAATATAGATCAAAGCCCTATAGGGAGAACACCAAGATCTAATCCTGCTACATATACTGGAGTTTTTGATGGAATTAGAGAAGTATTTTCAAATACAACGGAGTCAAAAATGAAAGGATATAAACCTGGAAGATTTAGCTTTAATGTAAAGGGTGGAAGATGTGAAGCATGTAAAGGTGATGGAATTATAAAGATAGAAATGCAATTTTTATCAGATGTTTATGTTCCTTGTGAAGTATGTAAAGGGAAAAGATATAATAGAGAGACTTTAGAAGTTAAGTATAAAAATAAGAATATAAGTGAAATATTAGATATGACAGTAGAAGAAGCTATAGATTTTTTTACTAATATACCTAAAATAAAAAATAAATTGCAGACATTAATGGATGTAGGATTAGGATACATAAAATTAGGTCAGCCTTCAACTCAACTATCAGGAGGAGAAGCTCAAAGAATAAAATTGGCTTCAGAGCTTTCAAAGAGAAGTACAGGAAAGACCTTGTATATATTAGATGAGCCAACTACAGGACTACATATAGATGATGTAAATAGGCTTATAGATATTCTTCAAAGACTTGTGGATGGAGGAAATACTGCTATAATAATAGAACACAATTTGGATGTTATAAAATCAGCAGATTATATAATAGATTTAGGACCAGAAGGAGGAGTAAAAGGAGGAGAAGTAATAGCAACAGGAACACCAGAAGAAATCAGCAGGAATATACATTCCTATACGGGACATTATTTAAAAAAAATGCTATAA